The Cyprinus carpio isolate SPL01 chromosome A9, ASM1834038v1, whole genome shotgun sequence genome window below encodes:
- the LOC122146197 gene encoding paraneoplastic antigen Ma1 homolog, whose translation MAFKSDSLLSVELSNWCKEAVIEESHAIMLMGVPATTDVACIEEAVETIKAVGRVRVRDSKKGQSPDTVLILCECREVIDPTRIPAELLRAEGGETWRVIVAPVDVPAFGFSEKLAKFLHQEGKSMTDLESLFHSTSSSAGSPESIIRAVGDLLEKTKPSGDSNAYRRLRMFSGTIPTPSGEENLENWMEQARLMTAECECSEKEKRRRIMESLKGPALDIVKAVRFSSPEASASQYLEALENTFGTSESGEDLYFAFRLLRQFPRESLSDFLRRIEKSLTKVVQKGGLMSHMMDKARIEQLIRGAAFDSDLMLLQLRLRERKDHPPTFLELLNELKTAEENELARRRIGTSVKSINLKTDDNPESEVVKQLRAELQELKANMRDDSAKVPVASMRIDTKEKLEKQRVDTHGESEVKELKKQIHKLNKQLEVMSISSTANAVQTKTRLDYRAMPSRHNEKQMKPKEDFFCYRCGEDGHIATKCNAPENTGKVIKKLHKKWKEEVTDSVEGIVTWMGPGFLTIPQKGEKYADCKVGLKEQVREDILLVEATDENLLPAGVFVPSSVLYSSDIDVDNFKLLVCNETAKDKSIPPVTVMANVFHTDIVTVAQGDQTAVRKLNPNIFNFDDSPIPRN comes from the exons ATGGCGTTCAAGAGTGATTCACTTTTGTCTGTTGAACTTTCAAACTGGTGCAAGGAAGCTGTAATTGAGGAAAGCCATGCTATCATGTTAATGGGAGTACCTGCAACAACTGATGTGGCATGTATAGAAGAAGCTGTCGAAACTATAAAAGCAGTAGGCAGAGTGAGAGTTAGAGACTCTAAAAAGGGACAAAGCCCAGATACTGTGTTGATATTGTGTGAATGCCGTGAAGTAATAGATCCTACCCGCATTCCAGCTGAGTTGCTAAGAGCCGAAGGGGGAGAGACGTGGAGGGTCATTGTAGCACCTGTTGATGTACCTGCATTCGGGTTTTCTGAGAAATTGGCAAAATTTCTGCATCAGGAAGGAAAATCCATGACTGACTTGGAATCTTTATTCCATTCAACCAGTTCCAGTGCTGGTTCACCCGAGTCCATTATACGTGCAGTCGGGGACCTCCTGGAAAAAACAAAGCCTTCTGGAGACTCAAATGCTTATAGGCGATTGCGTATGTTTTCTGGTACTATTCCTACCCCGTCGGGAGAAGAAAATCTTGAGAATTGGATGGAACAGGCCAGATTAATGACAGCTGAATGTGAGTGTTCGGAAAAAGAAAAGCGGCGACGGATAATGGAGAGTTTGAAAGGCCCTGCTCTTGACATAGTGAAGGCGGTAAGGTTTTCAAGTCCTGAGGCTAGTGCTTCACAGTACCTTGAGGCTCTAGAAAATACCTTTGGAACCTCTGAATCAGGGGAAGACCTTTACTTTGCTTTTAGGTTACTGAGACAATTCCCTAGAGAATCTCTGTCTGACTTCCTGAGACGAATAGAGAAATCATTGACAAAGGTGGTGCAAAAAGGCGGGTTGATGTCTCACATGATGGATAAGGCGAGGATTGAACAGCTAATCAGAGGTGCTGCTTTCGACTCAGACCTGATGTTATTACAGCTGAGGCTACGAGAACGGAAAGACCACCCTCCGACTTTCTTGGAGTTATTGAATGAGTTGAAGACAGCTGAAGAGAATGAACTTGCACGTCGTAGAATCGGAACGTCAGTGAAATCAATAAATCTGAAAACCGATGATAATCCGGAATCGGAAGTAGTAAAGCAACTCCGAGCTGAACTGCAGGAGCTAAAAGCCAATATGAGAGATGATTCAGCTAAAGTTCCTGTTGCATCCATGAGGATAGATACTAAAGAAAAACTGGAAAAACAAAGAGTGGATACTCATGGGGAGTCTGAAGTGAaagagttaaagaaacaaattcacaAGTTGAATAAACAATTAGAGGTGATGAGTATCAGTTCAACTGCTAATGCTGTTCAAACTAAAACTAGGCTGGATTACAGAGCAATGCCTTCGCGACACAATGAGAAACAGATGAAGCCTAAGGAGGATTTCTTCTGTTACCGTTGCGGGGAAGATGGACATATAGCCACTAAGTGTAACGCACCAGAGAATACTGGCAAAGTTATAAAAAAGCTG CATAAGAAATGGAAAGAGGAAGTGACCGACTCAGTTGAAGGGATTGTTACATGGATGGGACCTGGATTCCTAACAATACCTCAGAAGGGTGAAAAGTATGCTGACTGTAAAGTTGGACTCAAGGAACAGGTGAGAGAAGATATTCTCCTAGTAGAAGCCACGGATGAGAACTTATTACCTGCTGGAGTATTTGTCCCATCGTCTGTCCTGTATTCATCTGATATAGACGTGGATAACTTCAAATTGCTTGTGTGCAATGAGACTGCAAAAGATAAAAGCATTCCTCCAGTGACCGTGATGGCAAATGTTTTCCATACCGACATAGTTACGGTTGCGCAGGGAGATCAGAccgctgtcaggaagctgaatcCGAATATCTTTAACTTTGACGATTCTCCAATACCGCGTAATTAG